The following coding sequences lie in one Arachis ipaensis cultivar K30076 chromosome B03, Araip1.1, whole genome shotgun sequence genomic window:
- the LOC107633327 gene encoding uncharacterized protein LOC107633327, which yields MVARRASTTTPTEHEHYLGVIRGSLLQEVLFESIKEARELEFLQLKQGSMTIAEYTSKFEELCKFLRISKGAPESYEGWKCVKYEVGLREDIRRAVAPLETMRFSELVDNARVVEEYAKTVASSRDTHEGHTSRERDDYLGPRGQNFKKDGHTTQYLQGQGNYRRDNKAQFRQAKGNSRCYACGKPRYISKYCRHMRNRNEGQNQ from the coding sequence ATGGTGGCAAGGAGAGCGTCGACTACTACACCAACGGAACATGAGCATTACTTGGGCGTTATTCGAGGAagccttctacaagaagtactttttGAGTCGATAAAGGAGGCTAGAGAGTTGGAGTTCTTACAGCTGAAACAAGGGTCCATGACTATAGCTGAATACACCAGCAAGTTTGAGGAACTTTGTAAGTTCTTGAGGATAAGTAAGGGTGCCCCTGAGTCCTATGAAGGCTGGAAATGCGTTAAATATGAAGTAGGGCTGAGGGAAGATATCAGGCGTGCTGTGGCTCCATTAGAGACTATGAGATTCTCTGAATTGGTGGACAATGCGAGGGTTGTTGAAGAATACGCAAAGACGGTAGCCTCATCAAGGGATACTCATGAAGGACACACTAGTAGGGAACGCGATGATTACCTCGGACCAAGGGGACAGAACTTCAAGAAAGATGGACATACTACTCAGTATCTGCAAGGTCAAGGAAACTACCGAAGGGACAACAAAGCCCAGTTTCGTCAGGCGAAAGGAAATAGTCGATGCTATGCATGTGGGAAACCTAGATATATATCTAAGTATTGTCGCCACATGAGGAACCGAAATGAAGGTCAGAATCAATAG